A single Alcanivorax borkumensis SK2 DNA region contains:
- a CDS encoding DNA internalization-related competence protein ComEC/Rec2 has product MWLTTAAIVAGCWLGVLWPLLVLAVVAAAGMWRCRALWLVWLIIGYGFGVWQLNIGLIKRLPADQDRAVVSLQGEVVDVPVTHREFRFGRWQWRQQILFLVWGSEEWPGKHQVVLNSYAPPVLLGAGDRVRLTAELKVPRGLYNRFGPDRSRSDLSAGIDARGTLKQISVEGNNRGIAAWREQLSYRVEERVSGSPLGQAVLPALIVGNRSGLEASLWQAFQVTGGAHLLAISGLHIAIVAGWFWWLGRVVFAPVLQALMPVLRRYSQQHLAWVPALLAATGYAALAGFSLPTVRALVMLIVVALAQWWRVPISLGRALALALLVVLMIMPLAALSESLWLSFGAVAFIAMLTRSHGSWRLIILLPVVMTMASAGLFHQWTPSAPLANLILVPLYTVLVIPAALLGALLDQTWLLQAAATGVELSVWVMTWLANQGIPSWLMLPSTVSGIVLMFGLMLLLMPFVPFPRRLLPFCLLPWLTQQPEPLASGEWSLTAFDVGQGLAVAIRTREHLLIYDAGPSWPGGSVAAQSISPWLSVTGQKVDRMLISHGDNDHAGGLVDLPSAVALFSGEPHRVPGSHFCRAGDRWSWDGVSFTVLWPRETGLKSNAASCVLHVDGPFGSVLLPGDIGVQQEYHLLGTLPSVDLLVLGHHGSQSSTSAALLRQLQPRFAIVSAGYRNRFNHPHPAVLGRLDSAGITVLRTDRDGMIVFRQGGADNVRLITKWRQAYARPWHGPAVWRLW; this is encoded by the coding sequence ATGTGGTTAACGACCGCCGCTATCGTGGCGGGTTGCTGGCTGGGTGTATTGTGGCCACTACTGGTGTTAGCGGTTGTTGCAGCGGCTGGGATGTGGCGCTGTCGGGCCCTGTGGCTTGTGTGGTTAATAATTGGTTACGGTTTTGGCGTTTGGCAGCTGAATATAGGATTGATAAAGCGTCTGCCTGCTGATCAGGATCGGGCCGTAGTTAGCCTGCAGGGCGAAGTAGTGGATGTCCCGGTGACTCATCGTGAGTTTCGTTTTGGTCGCTGGCAATGGCGCCAGCAAATACTTTTTTTGGTGTGGGGAAGCGAGGAGTGGCCTGGAAAGCACCAAGTCGTGCTTAATAGCTATGCGCCGCCTGTGCTGCTGGGTGCGGGCGATCGGGTGAGGCTAACGGCGGAACTGAAGGTGCCGCGTGGCCTGTACAACCGCTTCGGTCCTGATCGCAGCCGTTCTGACCTCTCCGCGGGGATAGATGCCCGCGGTACCCTTAAGCAGATATCAGTGGAGGGGAATAACCGCGGTATTGCTGCCTGGCGTGAGCAGTTGTCTTACCGTGTGGAGGAGCGGGTCAGTGGTTCGCCCCTAGGCCAAGCAGTACTTCCTGCTCTGATCGTTGGCAATCGCTCCGGGCTGGAGGCGTCGCTGTGGCAAGCCTTCCAGGTAACGGGAGGCGCCCATCTATTGGCTATTTCCGGCCTGCATATCGCTATTGTGGCCGGCTGGTTCTGGTGGTTGGGCCGGGTGGTGTTTGCCCCGGTTCTTCAGGCGTTGATGCCGGTATTGCGGCGATACTCTCAGCAGCATCTGGCTTGGGTGCCAGCTCTATTAGCGGCAACGGGGTATGCCGCATTGGCGGGATTTAGCCTTCCTACGGTGCGGGCATTGGTCATGCTGATAGTGGTGGCGTTGGCGCAGTGGTGGCGAGTGCCGATTTCGCTGGGGCGAGCATTGGCGTTGGCCTTGCTGGTGGTACTCATGATCATGCCGCTGGCGGCGCTGTCAGAAAGCCTGTGGTTATCCTTCGGGGCGGTGGCATTTATTGCCATGTTAACCCGCAGTCATGGTTCTTGGCGGTTAATCATACTGCTGCCTGTGGTAATGACGATGGCCAGCGCTGGGTTGTTTCATCAATGGACACCCAGCGCACCGCTGGCCAATCTTATATTGGTTCCCTTATACACTGTGTTGGTCATCCCGGCAGCCTTGCTCGGGGCGTTGCTGGACCAAACTTGGTTGCTGCAAGCGGCTGCGACAGGCGTGGAATTGTCTGTGTGGGTGATGACTTGGTTGGCGAACCAGGGGATACCGTCATGGCTCATGCTTCCTTCTACAGTGTCGGGCATTGTGTTGATGTTTGGCTTGATGCTTCTGCTGATGCCATTTGTTCCTTTTCCCAGACGATTGTTGCCGTTCTGTCTATTACCCTGGCTGACACAGCAACCAGAGCCTCTGGCGTCGGGGGAGTGGTCGCTGACAGCTTTCGATGTGGGGCAGGGGCTAGCGGTGGCAATACGAACCCGCGAGCATTTGCTGATCTATGACGCTGGGCCGTCCTGGCCGGGTGGCAGTGTTGCGGCACAGAGCATATCACCGTGGCTGTCTGTCACGGGGCAGAAGGTGGATCGCATGCTGATTAGTCATGGTGACAATGATCATGCTGGTGGCTTGGTAGACTTGCCGTCTGCGGTTGCCTTATTCAGTGGTGAGCCGCATCGAGTACCCGGTAGCCATTTTTGTCGGGCGGGGGATCGTTGGTCGTGGGATGGCGTCTCGTTCACGGTACTGTGGCCCCGAGAAACGGGTCTAAAGAGTAATGCGGCCAGTTGTGTATTGCATGTCGATGGTCCCTTTGGGTCCGTGTTGCTGCCCGGCGATATTGGCGTTCAGCAGGAATATCATTTGCTTGGAACGTTGCCTTCGGTGGACCTGCTGGTGTTGGGGCACCATGGAAGTCAGTCCAGTACTAGCGCCGCGCTACTGCGGCAGTTACAGCCGCGCTTTGCTATCGTCAGTGCGGGTTACCGGAACCGGTTTAATCATCCTCATCCAGCGGTGTTGGGTCGGCTGGATAGCGCTGGCATCACCGTTCTGCGTACCGACAGAGATGGCATGATTGTGTTTCGGCAGGGGGGCGCAGATAATGTCCGGCTTATAACAAAATGGCGGCAAGCGTATGCCCGGCCTTGGCATGGGCCGGCCGTTTGGCGTCTCTGGTAA
- a CDS encoding MotA/TolQ/ExbB proton channel family protein, whose protein sequence is MQDLVQSGGWMMLPILICSVVALAIVVERFWTLRPSKLAPADTVPQVQALLKRGLLNESNLVKLRDSSPLGRILATGLANARHGREIMKESIQESATGVVHELEKFLSTLGSIAAITPLLGLLGTVVGMIDVFAAIMIHGTGDAAQLAGGISQALLTTAAGLVVAIPAIFFHRFFVRRVEEITVELEQSAVHVVDLVHGDREAEPGDKA, encoded by the coding sequence GTGCAGGATCTTGTGCAGTCCGGAGGCTGGATGATGCTTCCGATCTTGATCTGTTCGGTGGTGGCGTTGGCTATTGTGGTAGAGCGCTTCTGGACCTTGCGGCCCAGTAAATTGGCACCGGCGGACACCGTGCCCCAAGTGCAGGCGTTGCTCAAGCGCGGTCTGCTCAACGAGAGCAACCTGGTAAAATTGCGTGACAGCTCACCGCTAGGGCGTATTCTGGCCACTGGCTTGGCCAATGCCCGACATGGTCGCGAAATCATGAAAGAAAGTATTCAGGAAAGTGCCACGGGAGTGGTGCATGAACTGGAAAAATTTCTCAGCACGCTGGGGTCTATTGCGGCCATTACCCCATTGCTAGGGTTGCTTGGTACCGTGGTCGGGATGATCGATGTGTTTGCGGCCATCATGATCCACGGTACCGGTGATGCGGCACAGTTGGCTGGCGGTATTTCTCAAGCATTGTTGACCACTGCTGCGGGCTTGGTTGTAGCGATTCCGGCCATTTTCTTTCATCGCTTCTTTGTACGTCGGGTGGAAGAAATCACTGTTGAGTTGGAGCAAAGCGCTGTTCACGTGGTGGATCTGGTGCACGGTGATCGTGAGGCAGAACCGGGGGACAAGGCGTGA
- a CDS encoding ExbD/TolR family protein, which translates to MKFPRPSQEEISVNLTPLIDVVFLLLIFFMVSTTFDDKTQLSITLPEADGVPLAQINDQVEVTITSTGDYLVNGERLTASDSNSLRTALLRLGQDKVNYPLQIYADANVAYQAVVRVYDVAGQLGFVKLSLTTRESPNEAQ; encoded by the coding sequence GTGAAATTTCCCCGGCCCAGCCAGGAGGAAATTAGCGTTAACCTAACACCTTTGATTGATGTGGTGTTTTTGCTGCTAATTTTTTTCATGGTATCGACGACGTTCGATGATAAAACGCAACTGTCGATTACCCTGCCGGAAGCGGACGGGGTTCCCTTAGCGCAGATAAATGATCAGGTTGAAGTGACCATTACCTCCACCGGCGATTACTTGGTGAACGGTGAGAGGCTTACTGCCAGTGACAGCAATAGCCTACGCACTGCATTGTTACGGCTAGGCCAGGATAAAGTGAACTACCCCTTACAAATTTACGCGGATGCCAATGTGGCCTATCAAGCGGTCGTGCGTGTTTATGACGTGGCCGGGCAACTGGGTTTTGTTAAGCTATCGCTCACCACTCGCGAATCTCCTAACGAGGCACAATGA
- the msbA gene encoding lipid A export permease/ATP-binding protein MsbA produces MSQPIPPEDVWPTYKRLLSYVRPYWFMLVISVIGYALYAGAQAGAAQLAGYLGDTIVNPTDARVLIVSIAPLVLVLFQGLGQFMGSYSMNWVAQQIVYVLRNDVFEHVLKLPQSEYHRNASGRIMSKIIFDAQQVTSAGTDAIIVIIREGLTVIGLFSFLLWQNWKLTLILVTVVPLIALVMNITSKRFRKISRRIQSSMANITHFLGEAIEGSGEVKIFGGQAQEADRFHNVSRSFAKQNVKLNASKIASTVIVQLFVAVGIGFITYLYIHLMGEDLTVGGFLSYITAAGMIQKPLKQLTDVNVKVQRGVTGAASLFELLDTEQETDTGTYTVATKVDGNIDFEGVSFGYDPASPVVRQLNFAIKAGETVALVGRSGAGKSTISAMLPRFFDPDQGRILLDGIPLQEYQLSELRNQIAMVSQRVVLFNDSVRNNIAYGELRSSDDASIIKAAKDAHAWSFIEQLEHGLDTLLGQDGVQLSGGQRQRIAIARALLKDAPVLILDEATSALDSESEHHIQQALEQVMQGRTTLVIAHRLSTIEKADRIMVLDQGQLIEQGSHQQLLEKNGLYTQMYRMNFSEE; encoded by the coding sequence ATGAGTCAACCTATTCCCCCTGAGGACGTGTGGCCAACCTACAAGCGGCTACTGAGTTATGTTCGTCCTTACTGGTTTATGCTGGTTATCAGCGTTATTGGCTATGCGTTATATGCCGGCGCGCAAGCCGGGGCTGCCCAGCTGGCAGGGTATCTTGGGGATACCATTGTTAACCCAACCGATGCGCGGGTCTTGATCGTCTCTATTGCTCCTTTAGTGCTGGTGCTCTTCCAAGGGCTTGGCCAGTTCATGGGCAGTTATTCCATGAACTGGGTAGCTCAACAAATCGTCTACGTATTGCGCAATGATGTGTTCGAGCATGTTCTGAAACTTCCCCAGTCGGAATACCATCGCAACGCTTCCGGGCGCATCATGTCGAAGATTATCTTCGATGCCCAGCAGGTCACCAGTGCCGGTACGGATGCAATCATCGTGATTATTCGCGAAGGTCTGACGGTGATAGGGCTGTTCAGTTTTCTGCTATGGCAGAACTGGAAGCTGACGTTAATTCTGGTGACAGTGGTTCCTCTGATTGCACTGGTGATGAATATCACCAGTAAACGGTTCAGGAAAATTAGCCGTCGTATTCAGTCTTCCATGGCTAACATTACTCACTTTTTGGGTGAGGCCATTGAAGGCAGTGGCGAGGTGAAAATTTTTGGTGGCCAGGCTCAGGAGGCAGACCGTTTTCATAACGTAAGTCGTAGCTTTGCCAAACAGAACGTGAAACTCAACGCTAGCAAGATCGCAAGCACGGTGATCGTGCAATTGTTTGTGGCGGTGGGTATTGGCTTCATTACTTATTTGTATATTCACCTGATGGGCGAAGATCTTACGGTGGGGGGCTTTCTGTCTTATATCACCGCTGCCGGCATGATCCAAAAACCGCTCAAGCAGCTCACGGATGTGAATGTGAAGGTTCAGCGCGGTGTCACCGGTGCTGCCAGTCTGTTTGAGCTGCTTGATACTGAGCAGGAAACGGATACGGGTACCTATACTGTAGCGACCAAGGTTGACGGCAATATCGACTTTGAAGGGGTGAGCTTTGGTTATGATCCGGCCTCACCGGTGGTGCGTCAGCTCAACTTTGCGATCAAGGCCGGGGAAACTGTGGCGCTGGTGGGGCGCTCCGGAGCAGGCAAAAGTACCATTAGCGCGATGCTGCCGCGCTTTTTTGATCCAGACCAAGGCCGTATTTTACTTGATGGTATTCCCTTGCAGGAGTATCAGCTGAGCGAGTTGAGAAACCAGATTGCGATGGTGAGTCAGCGAGTTGTTCTGTTTAACGACAGCGTGCGTAACAATATTGCCTACGGTGAGCTACGCAGCTCAGACGATGCGTCCATCATAAAAGCAGCAAAGGACGCCCATGCCTGGTCCTTTATTGAGCAGCTTGAACATGGCTTGGATACCTTGTTGGGCCAAGACGGTGTGCAATTGTCCGGTGGTCAGCGTCAGCGCATTGCGATTGCGCGGGCGTTGCTCAAGGATGCCCCGGTTTTGATTCTTGACGAAGCGACCAGTGCACTGGACTCTGAGTCCGAACACCATATCCAGCAGGCGCTGGAGCAGGTGATGCAAGGCCGCACTACCTTGGTCATTGCCCATCGCCTGTCTACCATTGAAAAAGCGGATCGCATTATGGTGCTTGATCAAGGCCAGTTGATTGAGCAGGGTTCCCACCAGCAATTACTGGAAAAAAACGGGCTGTATACGCAAATGTACCGGATGAACTTTTCCGAGGAGTAA
- the lpxK gene encoding tetraacyldisaccharide 4'-kinase, producing the protein MGSLSEWVQQGWYKGSPWLVPLRPLSALVSFEARRRLQRFRKQRPRPPVPVLVVGNITVGGTGKTPLVIALVEAARSRGLKVAVVSRGFAGKTNHYPQHVTASSDALDMGDEPVLIARRTGVPVVLDPDRRNALDVAIREYAPDLVISDDGLQHYALPRSAEVVVVDAQRGLGNGRCLPEGPLREPATRLKEVDFVISTGGGWAGAYPMIMRPSGVTCLADNRTLTPDDFLRLHPQVHAVAGIGNPKRFFNLLSILGLSATPHVFPDHHAYQPADLAFTDGLPVLMTEKDAVKCAPFAEPHWWFVPVTASLPEGLLDQMLDRALGKE; encoded by the coding sequence ATGGGGTCACTGAGCGAATGGGTTCAACAGGGTTGGTATAAGGGCAGTCCCTGGCTGGTTCCACTACGGCCTTTGTCGGCACTGGTGTCGTTTGAAGCTAGGCGCCGGCTACAACGGTTCAGAAAACAGCGACCGCGTCCTCCTGTGCCGGTATTGGTGGTGGGTAATATCACTGTGGGGGGGACAGGCAAAACCCCGTTGGTAATCGCTCTGGTAGAGGCTGCCCGCTCCAGGGGATTAAAGGTAGCAGTCGTATCGCGCGGGTTTGCGGGTAAAACTAACCATTACCCTCAGCATGTAACCGCTAGCAGCGATGCCTTGGATATGGGCGATGAACCTGTGTTGATTGCTCGCCGTACGGGCGTTCCGGTGGTGCTGGATCCTGATCGTCGTAATGCCCTGGATGTGGCTATCCGTGAATACGCCCCGGATTTGGTGATCAGCGATGATGGCTTGCAGCATTATGCCCTGCCGCGCAGCGCCGAAGTGGTGGTCGTGGATGCTCAACGCGGTCTGGGTAATGGGCGTTGTTTGCCGGAGGGGCCATTAAGAGAGCCTGCCACCAGGCTCAAGGAAGTGGATTTCGTTATCAGCACTGGCGGTGGCTGGGCCGGGGCTTATCCGATGATTATGCGCCCTTCAGGGGTCACCTGTCTGGCCGATAACCGTACCCTGACGCCTGATGATTTTCTGCGTCTTCATCCCCAGGTTCATGCGGTCGCCGGTATCGGTAATCCCAAGCGGTTTTTTAACCTGCTCAGTATTCTCGGTCTAAGTGCCACGCCTCACGTTTTCCCTGATCATCATGCCTACCAGCCGGCGGATCTGGCATTTACTGATGGGTTGCCGGTTTTGATGACGGAAAAGGATGCGGTGAAGTGCGCACCTTTCGCCGAGCCCCACTGGTGGTTTGTTCCGGTCACTGCGAGTTTGCCGGAAGGCTTGCTGGACCAGATGCTCGACCGAGCGCTAGGAAAAGAATAG
- the kdsB gene encoding 3-deoxy-manno-octulosonate cytidylyltransferase produces the protein MSFYVVVPARYASTRLPGKPLADIAGKTMVERVAQRCQQSDADQIYVATDDRRIADVLGDTVPVVMTREDHPSGTDRLQEVATKLALADDDIIVNVQGDEPLIPPAVINQVAANLAANPDCQMATLCEAIENSDDLFNPNVVKAVFDNRGKALYFSRAPVPWHRDAFADGQQDLSGGQWWRHIGIYAYRVAFLHQYVQWQPATLEKLESLEQLRAMANGVAIHVEPACEVVPGGVDTQTDLERLRAQLGGQ, from the coding sequence ATGAGCTTTTACGTAGTTGTGCCGGCACGGTATGCGTCTACCCGTTTGCCGGGCAAGCCGTTGGCGGATATTGCCGGGAAAACCATGGTGGAGCGGGTGGCGCAGCGCTGCCAGCAAAGTGATGCTGATCAGATTTATGTGGCTACCGACGATCGTCGTATTGCCGATGTGCTGGGTGACACCGTGCCCGTGGTTATGACGCGAGAGGATCATCCTTCTGGGACAGATCGTCTTCAAGAGGTGGCTACAAAACTTGCCTTGGCCGACGACGACATTATCGTCAATGTACAGGGTGACGAGCCGTTAATCCCCCCTGCGGTGATCAATCAAGTGGCGGCAAACCTGGCGGCGAACCCGGACTGCCAGATGGCGACCCTGTGTGAAGCCATCGAAAATTCTGATGACCTATTTAATCCTAATGTGGTGAAAGCCGTCTTCGATAATAGGGGCAAGGCATTATATTTTTCCCGAGCGCCGGTGCCTTGGCACCGTGATGCCTTTGCCGATGGCCAACAAGATTTGTCGGGTGGGCAGTGGTGGAGGCATATCGGCATTTATGCATATCGGGTAGCTTTTTTGCATCAGTATGTGCAATGGCAGCCGGCGACACTGGAGAAGCTGGAGTCTTTGGAGCAGCTCCGCGCTATGGCCAATGGGGTAGCGATTCATGTGGAGCCTGCCTGTGAAGTGGTTCCTGGCGGTGTGGATACACAGACGGATCTTGAACGTTTGCGAGCCCAGCTGGGAGGCCAATAA
- a CDS encoding low molecular weight protein-tyrosine-phosphatase gives MSVSVLFVCLGNICRSPTAEVVFRTRVKAAGLEDRIHIDSVGTGDWHIGKAPDPRTQEAALRRGYSMAALRARQVSPADFANFDWVLAMDNANLADLEVMRPASYQGTLARFLDFADHTGVQEVPDPYYGGEDGFDTVLDLIEEGADGLLRRVREQL, from the coding sequence ATGAGCGTGTCTGTGTTATTTGTTTGTCTCGGGAATATTTGCCGTTCGCCTACCGCTGAAGTGGTTTTTCGGACGCGAGTGAAGGCAGCTGGGCTTGAGGACCGTATTCACATAGATAGCGTTGGAACCGGTGATTGGCATATCGGTAAGGCGCCGGACCCGCGTACTCAAGAGGCGGCTTTGCGGCGAGGATATTCAATGGCGGCTTTGCGAGCACGGCAGGTCAGTCCTGCGGACTTTGCCAACTTTGATTGGGTGTTGGCCATGGATAACGCCAACCTAGCGGATCTTGAGGTTATGCGCCCGGCATCGTACCAAGGAACTCTCGCGCGGTTTTTGGATTTTGCAGACCACACTGGGGTGCAGGAAGTGCCCGATCCTTATTATGGCGGCGAAGACGGTTTCGACACGGTGTTGGACTTGATTGAAGAGGGTGCCGATGGATTGTTGCGCCGTGTGCGGGAGCAGCTGTGA
- the murB gene encoding UDP-N-acetylmuramate dehydrogenase, with protein sequence MSESVPPTHTFTQIDDADLTGLNTLGLPARAQRLARPTTLDALSQVLAERNPAEPLFVIGEGSNLVICSDLPGLTLSLAIDGMSLVKQDNTHVWVAAGAGVHWDDLVAWTVEQGWQGLENLSLIPGTVGAAPFQNIGAYGVELSQLLEQVTVMDVVTAQVTHFAGNECEFAYRDSRFKSRDRGRYIITGIELRLNKMPQCNVSYGPLKARFGHLSQADILPAAVREHVIAVRQSKLPAPDVLANAGSFFKNPVVTKERGDALKRRFADLVAYTQPDGVKLAAGWLIEQAGWKGKRLGPVGMHSEQALVLVNHGNATSADVIALAEAVCADVQEKFGVALEQEPVLLP encoded by the coding sequence GTGAGCGAGTCGGTACCACCAACCCACACTTTCACACAGATTGATGATGCGGATTTGACGGGGCTGAACACCCTAGGCCTGCCGGCCCGGGCTCAACGTTTAGCTCGTCCGACTACTTTGGATGCGTTGTCTCAGGTCTTGGCAGAGCGAAATCCCGCTGAGCCGCTTTTTGTGATCGGCGAAGGCAGTAATTTGGTGATTTGCTCTGATCTGCCGGGCTTGACGTTAAGCTTAGCAATCGATGGCATGTCCCTGGTTAAGCAAGATAATACGCATGTGTGGGTCGCTGCGGGCGCGGGTGTGCATTGGGATGATTTGGTGGCCTGGACCGTGGAGCAGGGTTGGCAGGGGTTGGAAAACTTATCTCTGATTCCCGGCACGGTAGGGGCTGCGCCTTTTCAGAATATTGGCGCCTATGGTGTAGAGCTGTCACAGTTGCTTGAGCAGGTGACGGTGATGGATGTGGTTACCGCTCAAGTAACGCACTTTGCTGGCAATGAATGTGAATTTGCTTATCGCGATAGCCGTTTCAAAAGCCGAGACCGTGGCCGTTATATCATTACCGGCATTGAGCTGCGTCTGAATAAAATGCCGCAGTGTAATGTGAGTTACGGGCCGCTTAAGGCCCGCTTTGGGCACTTGTCGCAAGCAGATATTCTCCCCGCCGCGGTTCGCGAGCATGTGATTGCGGTGCGCCAGAGTAAGCTGCCGGCTCCTGATGTGTTGGCTAACGCAGGGAGTTTTTTTAAAAACCCGGTGGTAACAAAAGAGCGGGGGGATGCGTTAAAGAGGCGCTTTGCGGATTTGGTGGCGTATACGCAACCGGATGGTGTGAAGCTGGCAGCAGGATGGTTAATCGAGCAGGCCGGCTGGAAGGGAAAACGGTTGGGACCAGTTGGTATGCATAGCGAGCAAGCGCTGGTGTTGGTCAATCACGGTAATGCTACCAGTGCGGATGTCATTGCGTTGGCAGAGGCTGTGTGTGCTGATGTGCAGGAGAAATTTGGTGTTGCGCTAGAACAGGAGCCAGTGTTGTTGCCATAG